The Cloeon dipterum chromosome 3, ieCloDipt1.1, whole genome shotgun sequence genome includes a region encoding these proteins:
- the LOC135938812 gene encoding uncharacterized protein LOC135938812: MVLQDDELELETATPGDSDSPLADSTAPSPTPSAQTTEEVKEILSENDINDPVQTEEETLPGMIPNDPQDSAEAAADMAAMPLEEPEEPAAVSEEVVPQEPEEAPEMESMPQPEEPEELDQPEEPVEETLVKEIIGKAEGVVEEVQTGAKNTIQAIGGKITEFIGGNIRKVKSLLHLNEKMPEEEGMLSDQAKAISSSTGNIFSAVKKSKTCTIL, translated from the exons ATGGTCCTGCAAGACGACGAACTGGAGCTGGAAACGGCAACTCCAGGCGATTCTGACAGTCCGCTGGCCGACAGCACTGCCCCGTCGCCTACCCCCTCCGCGCAAACCACCGAG GAGGTGAAGGAGATACTGTCTGAAAATGACATCAATGACCCAGTACAAACTGAGGAGGAAACCTTGCCGGGAATGATTCCGAATGATCCACAGGACTCAGCAGAAGCTGCAGCAGATATGGCTGCAATGCCATTAGAAGAACCTGAAGAGCCAGCAGCTGTAAGCGAAGAAGTGGTCCCACAAGAACCCGAGGAGGCTCCAGAAATGGAAAGCATGCCGCAGCCTGAGGAG CCTGAAGAGTTGGACCAACCTGAGGAGCCGGTAGAGGAAACATTGGTCAAGGAAATCATTGGCAAGGCGGAAGGAGTTGTTGAAGAGGTGCAAACTGGAGCCAAGAACACTATCCAAGCAATTGGAGGGAAAATTACGGAATTCATTGGTGGCAATATAAGGAAAGTTAAGTCACTGCTgcatttgaatgaaaaaatgccAGAAGAAGAAGGCATGCTGAGTG ATCAGGCAAAGGCAATCTCCAGTAGCACGGGGAACATTTTTTCAGCAGTGAAAAAG TCTAAGACTTGcacaattttgtaa
- the LOC135938814 gene encoding transmembrane protein 242, protein MSLNVENRADKITESKVKEEDDNFRLKAGIFLGSVCGMSALVGFSSTLAAAKKRDPDFFDKGLTSQTVGKRVVHEAGPALAMRALGWGTFYAVTGCGILFYGIWKMLGVKDLHEFRMKMGHMLPRIPKNDPPQGRTEFENLTDLLKYVSEEGSKKS, encoded by the exons ATGAGTTTAAATGTGGAAAATAGGGCTGACAAGATTACGGAGTCAAAGGTTAAGGAAGAGGATGATAACTTTAGACTTAAGG CTGGAATTTTCCTTGGGAGCGTTTGCGGCATGTCGGCTTTAGTTGGATTCAGCTCTACTCTAGCAGCTGCTAAAAAGAGAGACCCGGACTTCTTTGACAAAGGTCTTACCAGTCAAACAGTTGGCAAAAGAGTTGTCCATGAAGCTGGACCAGCTCTCGCTATGAGGGCGCTTGGCTGGGGAACTTTCTACGCTGTCACAGGCTGTGGAATCCTATTTTATGGCATTTGGAAGATGCTGGGAGTCAAAGAC cttcaCGAGTTCCGAATGAAAATGGGACACATGCTTCCACGGataccaaaaaatgacccaccACAGGGGAGGACTGAATTTGAGAACTTGACAGACTTACTGAAATATGTAAGTGAAGAAGGAAGCAAGAAATCATAA
- the LOC135940711 gene encoding uncharacterized protein LOC135940711, which produces MTPSDCARRVIAGADESIIAKMKCVFREGSDDEKVKFSRPFIETELNKSEKQMRQIASNKSNIRSARLLKKSEESLKEHKYHLTLKTLNQALAFAKEKEIIKKIESQRQHVLATSGLNSEINLKTGDTWDYTEEKERKNCLKWTSEMPKLLMGKNREIGAFSAAVELQYNEEFGRHLIALQPISPGCVIGVELPFANVLHSSCKYTHCSQCLAKAHFLIPCQNCAQAMYCSESCRAAAWSEHHAVECQIAGQLRTAGLSPVDVLAVRVLSLSKPDEILRCQAGGKRNSRCAGFSSTGRFESDSLHAFMHIHCNPQGWTFEETLRQLVTALVILRVYGLDRHPQSIQLAAFVLRNLQSIPQNSHEIAERCNCNGEKLSDHGIALGVPRLEYPAEFLAQLQALGANDSMSPHARRLG; this is translated from the exons ATGACTCCGTCAGATTGTGCTCGTCGTGTAATAGCCGGCGCCGACGAATCGATAATCGCGAAAATGAAATGCGTCTTCAGAGAAGGAAGCGACGATGAAAAAGTTAAGTTTTCGCGACCTTTCATTGAGACAGAATTAAATAAGAGTGAGAAGCAAATGAGACAAATAGCTTCTAACAAATCCAATATTAGATCTGCAAGGCTGTTGAAGAAAAGTGAAGAGAGCCTGAAAGAACATAAATATCACCTCACCTTGAAGACACTGAACCAAGCACTTGCTTTTgcaaaggaaaaggaaataatcAAGAAAATCGAATCTCAAAGACAGCATGTTCTTGCAACGTCAGGACTGAACAgcgagattaatttaaaaactggtGACACTTGGGACTACACAGAGGAAAAAGAacggaaaaattgtttaaagtgGACGTCCGAGATGCCAAAGTTATTAATGGGTAAGAACAGAGAAATCGGTGCATTTAGTGCTGCAGTAGAGCTTCAATACAACGAGGAATTTGGAAGGCACCTCATTGCGTTGCAACCTATTTCACCAG GGTGCGTAATTGGCGTCGAGCTGCCGTTCGCCAACGTTCTTCATTCGTCCTGCAAGTACACTCACTGTTCGCAATGCCTAGCGAAAGCTCATTTTCTGATTCCCTGCCAAAATTGCGCACAG GCTATGTACTGCAGCGAGTCGTGCCGCGCGGCGGCCTGGTCTGAACACCACGCGGTCGAGTGCCAAATCGCTGGCCAGCTTCGGACAGCTGGATTGTCTCCGGTGGATGTGCTCGCTGTCAGGGTGCTTAGCCTCTCCAAGCCAGACGAAATACTGCGCTGCCAAGCTGGCGGCAAACGCAATTCACGTTGTGCCGGCTTTAGTTCCACAGGACGATTTGAGTCTGACAGCCTGCACGCGTTTATGCACATACACTGCAACCCGCAAGGCTGGACTTTTGAGGAAACGCTGAGGCAGCTCGTCACGGCTCTAGTCATCTTACGCGTTTACGGCTTGGACAGGCACCCCCAATCGATTCAGCTCGCGGCTTTTGTACTGCGGAATTTGCAGAGCATTCCACAGAATTCGCACGAAATTGCTGAAAG GTGCAATTGCAATGGAGAAAAACTGTCGGACCACGGTATCGCACTAG GTGTCCCGCGGCTGGAGTACCCCGCCGAATTCTTGGCCCAGTTGCAAGCCTTGGGCGCCAACGACTCGATGTCGCCGCATGCGCGCCGCCTCGGCTGA
- the LOC135940712 gene encoding dual specificity protein phosphatase 14-like, whose product MKIILGNRIDNNIRDPLDAVEVQDDDKENGNLNKPSVVPNSAIAQVTPWLYLCGANAVRLQSLNALRITCIVNATVELPLLPLDGIEVLRVGVVDSPGVDLSAYFDSIADKVEEAREKGGCVLVHCTAGVSRSASLCLAYLMKYQHMPLRKAFAHLRNVRPAVRPNSGFFRQLIDLELRLFGRESVSMVFNEAAGTQIPDVYEVDYQKMVWFQRNYRNVSLARNC is encoded by the exons ATGAAGATTATCCTGGGAAACAGGATTGACAACAACATCAGGGATCCTCTCGATGCTGTCGAGGTCCAAGATGACGACAAAGAAAA CGGAAACCTAAACAAGCCATCCGTGGTACCTAACTCGGCCATCGCCCAAGTGACGCCCTGGCTGTACCTTTGCGGCGCCAACGCTGTCAGACTGCAGAGCTTAAACGCTCTAAGGATCACCTGCATTGTGAATGCAACTGTGGAATTGCCCCTTCTGCCTTTGGATGGAATTGAGGTGCTCAGGGTCGGAGTAGTTGATTCTCCTGGGGTTGACCTCAGTGCCTATTTTGACAGCATTGCCGACAAG GTTGAAGAAGCGAGGGAAAAAGGTGGCTGCGTGCTTGTCCACTGCACGGCCGGAGTGAGCCGAAGTGCATCGCTGTGCCTGGCCTACCTGATGAAGTACCAGCACATGCCACTGCGAAAAGCGTTCGCCCACTTACGAAATGTTCGACCAGCTGTCCGTCCCAACTCTGGCTTCTTCCGCCAACTTATCGACCTCGAGTTGCGGCTATTTGGCCGTGAATCCGTGTCCATGGTGTTTAATGAGGCGGCAGGCACGCAGATCCCAGACGTTTACGAGGTCGACTACCAAAAAATGGTGTGGTTCCAGAGGAACTATCGCAACGTGTCACTCGCCAGGAACTGCTAG
- the app gene encoding palmitoyltransferase ZDHHC9 isoform X2, with product MAPRVSRKWEVFQGRNKFCCDGRIMMAPHTGVFYVTLGLIVGTSTLCFVFDCPFLATNYTPAIPAFGGLLFIFVVSALLRTSFSDPGIIPRATRDEALDIERSIVPNNANSPTYRPPPRTKEIQIKGQTVKLKYCFTCKIFRPPRASHCSVCDNCVERFDHHCPWVGNCVGKRNYRYFYLFIVSLACLCVFIFSCSITHLVLLTRDKKQFLDAIKESPGSIISAVICFFSVWSVLGLAGFHTYLTSTNQTTNEDIKGSFSKRRGQESFNPYSQGNYCTNCVFVLCGPVPPSLIDRRGEVSPEYSASIAHNADDVIIANRSYGTVRISQPTNGISQSASMGSGPSEVGGSTHNLVQQSMTSPSIHSINGDVTALSTVVTYTEPGTVAVATIAPTLMAPVNTPTPVRYEMSAAYSVHDMSSGTPETTVLSASRLRLLQDTTMIESALDLDSLEEASSIGNSSQAGLIRLSAV from the exons ATGGCCCCAAGGGTCTCTCGGAAATGGGAAGTGTTCCAAGGCCGCAACAAGTTTTGCTGCGACGGCCGAATCATGATGGCCCCTCACACTGGTGTCTTCTACGTCACCCTTGGCCTGATCGTCGGAACCAGCACCCTCTGTTTCGTGTTCGA CTGCCCCTTTTTGGCAACGAATTACACACCCGCTATCCCAGCATTTGGTGGACTCCTCTTCATTTTTGTCGTCTCCGCGCTTCTGAGGACCAGTTTCAGCGATCCTGGAATTATTCCACGGGCCACGCGTGATGAGGCTTTAGACATAGAGAGGAGCATTG TTCCCAACAATGCTAATTCTCCAACTTATCGTCCTCCTCCTCGCACCAAAGAGATACAAATCAAGGGCCagactgtgaaattaaagTATTGCTTCACCTGCAAAATTTTCCGCCCACCAAGAGCTTCGCATTGTAGCGTTTGTGACAATTGTGTTG AGCGATTCGACCACCATTGCCCATGGGTCGGGAACTGTGTGGGCAAAAGAAACTATCGCTACTTTTACCTGTTCATCGTCTCATTGGCATGTCTGTGTGTCTTCATATTTTCTTGCTCTATTACACATTTAGTTTTAC TGACAagggataaaaagcaatttttagatGCAATCAAGGAATCACCAGGAAGTATTATTTCGGCTGTCATTTGTTTCTTTAGTGTGTGGAGTGTGCTTGGCCTGGCTGGATTCCACACTTACCTCACGTCCACAAATCAAACAACTAACGAAGAT ATAAAAGGCTCATTCAGCAAAAGACGAGGCCAAGAGAGCTTTAACCCTTATAGCCAAGGTAATTATTGCACCAACTGCGTGTTTGTCCTGTGTGGACCAGTTCCTCCAAGCCTGATAG ATAGGAGAGGCGAAGTATCACCTGAATACTCTGCAAGTATCGCTCACAATGCAGATGATGTGATCATCGCCAACAGATCATATGGGACTGTGAGAATATCGCAGCCAACG AATGGCATTAGCCAGTCTGCCAGCATGGGAAGTGGTCCGAGTGAAGTAGGTGGCTCTACACACAATTTGGTGCAGCAGAGCATGACATCGCCCTCGATACATTCCATTAATG GTGATGTGACAGCCCTGTCGACAGTAGTAACCTACACTGAGCCGGGAACAGTAGCCGTGGCAACCATCGCGCCTACTCTGATGGCTCCTGTGAACACGCCAACGCCTGTCAGGTACGAGATGTCTGCCGCGTACAGTGTACATGATATGTCGAGTGGCACCCCAGAGACAACTGTTTTGAGTGCGAGCAGGCTGCGCCTCCTGCAGGACACTACCATGATTGAGTCCGCGCTGGACTTGGATTCTTTAGAAGAGGCGTCGTCTATAGGAAACAGCAGTCAAGCTGGCCTTATTAGATTAAGCGCGGTGTGA
- the app gene encoding palmitoyltransferase ZDHHC9 isoform X1 has protein sequence MAPRVSRKWEVFQGRNKFCCDGRIMMAPHTGVFYVTLGLIVGTSTLCFVFDCPFLATNYTPAIPAFGGLLFIFVVSALLRTSFSDPGIIPRATRDEALDIERSIEVPNNANSPTYRPPPRTKEIQIKGQTVKLKYCFTCKIFRPPRASHCSVCDNCVERFDHHCPWVGNCVGKRNYRYFYLFIVSLACLCVFIFSCSITHLVLLTRDKKQFLDAIKESPGSIISAVICFFSVWSVLGLAGFHTYLTSTNQTTNEDIKGSFSKRRGQESFNPYSQGNYCTNCVFVLCGPVPPSLIDRRGEVSPEYSASIAHNADDVIIANRSYGTVRISQPTNGISQSASMGSGPSEVGGSTHNLVQQSMTSPSIHSINGDVTALSTVVTYTEPGTVAVATIAPTLMAPVNTPTPVRYEMSAAYSVHDMSSGTPETTVLSASRLRLLQDTTMIESALDLDSLEEASSIGNSSQAGLIRLSAV, from the exons ATGGCCCCAAGGGTCTCTCGGAAATGGGAAGTGTTCCAAGGCCGCAACAAGTTTTGCTGCGACGGCCGAATCATGATGGCCCCTCACACTGGTGTCTTCTACGTCACCCTTGGCCTGATCGTCGGAACCAGCACCCTCTGTTTCGTGTTCGA CTGCCCCTTTTTGGCAACGAATTACACACCCGCTATCCCAGCATTTGGTGGACTCCTCTTCATTTTTGTCGTCTCCGCGCTTCTGAGGACCAGTTTCAGCGATCCTGGAATTATTCCACGGGCCACGCGTGATGAGGCTTTAGACATAGAGAGGAGCATTG AAGTTCCCAACAATGCTAATTCTCCAACTTATCGTCCTCCTCCTCGCACCAAAGAGATACAAATCAAGGGCCagactgtgaaattaaagTATTGCTTCACCTGCAAAATTTTCCGCCCACCAAGAGCTTCGCATTGTAGCGTTTGTGACAATTGTGTTG AGCGATTCGACCACCATTGCCCATGGGTCGGGAACTGTGTGGGCAAAAGAAACTATCGCTACTTTTACCTGTTCATCGTCTCATTGGCATGTCTGTGTGTCTTCATATTTTCTTGCTCTATTACACATTTAGTTTTAC TGACAagggataaaaagcaatttttagatGCAATCAAGGAATCACCAGGAAGTATTATTTCGGCTGTCATTTGTTTCTTTAGTGTGTGGAGTGTGCTTGGCCTGGCTGGATTCCACACTTACCTCACGTCCACAAATCAAACAACTAACGAAGAT ATAAAAGGCTCATTCAGCAAAAGACGAGGCCAAGAGAGCTTTAACCCTTATAGCCAAGGTAATTATTGCACCAACTGCGTGTTTGTCCTGTGTGGACCAGTTCCTCCAAGCCTGATAG ATAGGAGAGGCGAAGTATCACCTGAATACTCTGCAAGTATCGCTCACAATGCAGATGATGTGATCATCGCCAACAGATCATATGGGACTGTGAGAATATCGCAGCCAACG AATGGCATTAGCCAGTCTGCCAGCATGGGAAGTGGTCCGAGTGAAGTAGGTGGCTCTACACACAATTTGGTGCAGCAGAGCATGACATCGCCCTCGATACATTCCATTAATG GTGATGTGACAGCCCTGTCGACAGTAGTAACCTACACTGAGCCGGGAACAGTAGCCGTGGCAACCATCGCGCCTACTCTGATGGCTCCTGTGAACACGCCAACGCCTGTCAGGTACGAGATGTCTGCCGCGTACAGTGTACATGATATGTCGAGTGGCACCCCAGAGACAACTGTTTTGAGTGCGAGCAGGCTGCGCCTCCTGCAGGACACTACCATGATTGAGTCCGCGCTGGACTTGGATTCTTTAGAAGAGGCGTCGTCTATAGGAAACAGCAGTCAAGCTGGCCTTATTAGATTAAGCGCGGTGTGA